Proteins from a single region of Hypanus sabinus isolate sHypSab1 chromosome 26, sHypSab1.hap1, whole genome shotgun sequence:
- the LOC132381462 gene encoding zinc finger protein 239-like encodes MAFICTVCGRSFNQSSHLHRHKRVHTGERPFSCSQCGKSFNQSSILKRHQKRFHTGEKPFACSECELRFTQSSELQAHQRVHKGERPYICSDCGKGFIRSSQLLTHQRVHTGDRPYTCSECGKGFTRLSHLQSHEFIHTGQRPFACSVCGKRFIRSSHVLSHQRVHKT; translated from the coding sequence ATGGCGTTCATCTGTACAGTGTGTGGGAGGAGTTTCAATCAGTCGTCTCACCTCCACAGACacaagcgagttcacaccggagagaggccgttctcctgctctCAGTGTGGGAAGAGTTTCAATCAGTCGTCCATCCTGAAGAGGCACCAAAAGcgatttcacaccggggagaagccgttcgcCTGCTCCGAGTGTGAGCTGAGATTTACTCAGTCGTCTGAACTGcaggcacaccagcgagttcacaagGGGGAGAGGCCGTATATCTGCTCCGACTGCGGGAAGGGGTTCATTCGGTCGTCCCAGCTGCTGacgcaccagcgagttcacaccggggacaGGCCGTACACGTGCTCTgagtgcgggaagggattcactcggctGTCCCACCTGCAGTCGCACGAGTTcattcacactgggcagaggcctTTCGCCTGTTCGGTGTGCGGGAAGCGATTCATCCGGTCGTCCCACGTTCtgtcacatcagcgagttcataaaacatag